The following nucleotide sequence is from Candidatus Zymogenaceae bacterium.
AAAAAGAGGCAGGCTTTCACATTCACGTCGATCATTTTGTCGAACAGCGCCTCGTCCATGCTTTCCACGGGCCCGAAGACCGGATTGATGGCGGCGTTATTGACGAGGATGTCAACACCATTGAAGGCGCCGACCGTCTCATCGATTAGATTTTTCAGGTCATCCATCCTTCCGGCATGAGCGGCGACGGCCATGCCTCTCCCTCCCCGGTCCGTGATCTCAGCAACCACCTTCTCAAGATCAGGGAGCTTACGACTGGCGACCACCACGTTCGCCCCCGCCTCGGCGTAGGCCAAGGCGATCTCCCGCCCAATGCCGCGACTGCCGCCGGTGATGACTGCGGTTTTTCCGTCCAGGCGAAATTTTTCAAGGTACATACACATCCTCCATACCCGCACAAGAGAACCGGCCCGATCGGGCCGCTCACGTGAACTTTCACAGCAGTTCATGAAAGCATAATCGTCTCTATTGTAACCGTACACCCTCGTTTTGCAACTCTTTTGTCCTTGTCACATTTCGTGGTATGATGGTATATACATAATCAAATCGATTGGTATTCATGTCATGATTGGCAGTATATATTCTACAGGAGACATGTGATGCACAAACCATATGTCGATGTTGCGGTAATCGGAGCGGGCCCCGGAGGCATCGGCGCGGGACTGGGGGCGCTCTCCGAAGGCGCTCGGGTGGAGGTCATCGAGGCCCAGGATGACGTGGGGAGGGTAAAAAAGGGGGAAACCATCCATTTCAACCGGGAGATGGAAGATATCCTGGGAGACAGTTTTTTCTCCCGGCACGAGATAAACCGCGTCGATCGCCGGCGGTACTACTCCTCCACCGATCGGTATTATATCGACAAGTCCTCGTCCGACCCGAACATCATTTTCAGCTGGAGCGACTTCATGTCCGACATGACGGACATCGCCCGTAAAAAAGGTCTTTCCATCACCACCGAGACACGGGTGATCGACCTGATACGGGAAGGTGAAAACGTACGCGGTATAATCGTGCAAAACGGCGGCGGGCCCGAGCGGATCACCTCTCCGGTAGTCATCGGCGCCGACGGCTGTAACGGCATAACCGGGGATATCGTCGGGATCGACCGGACAAACATCAACCTTCCCGCCATCAAATACCTGATGAGCGGCGTTTCCATGCCCGACAATCGGCTGGAATTCTTTTTTCACATCTATCGGGACGAACCGATCGGCATGGGATTTCTCTTTCCCAGGACACAGGACCTCGCCGAGGCTGGCCTTTTGGTTTTCACAAACTACATGAAAGACAGCACCGGCGCCTACGATCAACACTACATGGCGCGCCTGTTCGATTCCTTTGCGTCATTCCACCCGGTCTTCACCGAAAGGATCAGGGACGCCCGCCCCGTATACAGCCTTTCCACCTCGATCCCAATGGGGGGGTTCGTCCCCCGTTTTGTCCCGTTCCCGGGCCTGGTGTTGACCGGGGATGCGGCGGGACAGGTGGAACAGAAGGGCGGCTGCGGCATCGTATCCTCCTTCCTCATCGGGTATCACACGGGACGCCTGGCCGCCAGATTCGCCAAAGAAAGGGCCGAATGGACGGAACAGACAATGCACACGATGGAGTCGTCCATCCGCTCTCACGAGTCCGTCCGGGCCATCGCTTCGTATCAACGGGCGGTGGGTCGTGTGCGGAGCATCCTGTTTCGCCTCAACGACGCCCAGCGACTCGATACGGTCTTCTCGGTGCTGGCGCGGCTCACCGGCACGGAGCAATAACCTTTTTCCCGAAACATGCAGGCGCCTTTTTTGCGAAAAAAGGACACGATATGAAACAGACACGAATGGCTCTTATCGGTCTCGGTGGATGGGGATCGAACATACTCAATGCGCTGGAGCGCCTCGATGAGGTAACGCTTGTCGCCGTGTGCGATCAGAATGCGGCGCGGCTCGACGCCGCTCTAAGGCGAAATCCGCACATCACACCCTTTGAGACGGTCGACGCCCTCATCTCGGAATGCGAGGTGGACGCCGCGGTCGTCGCAACCCCTTCCTCCACCCACGCAAAGCTTGCCCGCACGTTCCTTGATCTTGATATGCCGGTATTCGTGGAAAAGCCCATGGCCCTGTCGGTCTCGGACGCCGAGGAACTGGTCGATATCTCTCGGGCGAAACGAATTCCTCTGATGGTGGGACACCTCCTGATCTACCATCCGGCGGTGGAGCTGACAAAAACGATCATCGACAGCGGGGAACTGGGTGACATTCACTATATATACTCGAAGCGCATCAATCTGGGCGTGGTACGGGATGATGAAAACGCCCTGTGGTCCCTGGCGCCCCACGATATCTCGCTGGTCAACCACTTCATGAAGGATCTCCCTCACCGGATTTCGGCCCACGGAAGCTCATTTTTGAGAAAGGGGATCGAGGACGTCGTCTTCTGCAATCTCGATTATCCGAACGGGTGTATGGCCCAGATACACGTATCGTGGCTCGACCCGCACAAGGAGCGAAAGCTCGTGGTGGTGGGATCAAAAAAAATGCTGGTGTTCGACGACATGCAGGCGAACGAGAAAATCCGTATTTACAACAAGGGCGCGGACGTCAAGCCGACCGCCGACTTCGGGGAGGCGATTCTCGTCAGGCACGGCGACATCACAATTCCCCTGGTGCCCGGCACGGAGCCGCTGGTCAAGGAGATGAAGCATTTCGCATCCTGCGTTCGTGAGATGAGTAATCCGCTCTCGGGCCCCGAGGAGGGGCTGGCGGTGGTGAGGGTGCTGGAGGCGGGGGAGCGCTCCCTGAAGAACGGCGGAGAGGTGGAGACCCTCGATCGGTAACGGCTCGTCGCGGTGTTGCCTCCGCCGCCGACGACTCAGGGCCTCGAGACGGCCTTCAGGAGTCGAATCACCCGGGGCAGGTTCGCCACCAGTCCCGATATCTCCAGCTCGCCCGAGGACAGGGCGTCCAGGGCGTTTCTCCTCCCCTCGGTGAGATACCCGATTAGATCCCCGGAAAACACCACGCCGGAAAAAGACAGGGCACGGGCGGCGGTGGTCCGCATCGCCACGTCACTGCGTTCATCCATACCGTTTGTAATATGTACCCTTTCTCCCGTGAAGCGGACGGTGACGCTTGTATCGCTGTCGGTGATGTCGATCCCCACCGTCAAGTTCAGATCCCTCAGCTCCCTCTCCCTCCCCTTTCCCTGCAACAGCACCCAGAAGAGGTACGCCTCTAAAAGCTGTGCAAGGCCGTTTCCCGGGGCGTCGTTTTCAATACCGATCGATCCGTCGTATCTCACCGCATCCGTTCTCCCGAGCCGACGGGCGACACCGATGTAAAAAAGGCGACAACTTCCGGCATCATGCCGCTCAGCTTAAAAAAAGTATCTTTGAAACCGCCCCCATTGTATCATACTCACCGCATACCCTCATATAAATTGGCAGCAATTTTCTTTCAGGGATGTTTCGAAAATTCTTGACTTTTTTTCTCGTTTCAATACACTGGAGGCGTCTTCAAGTTTCACTTTAAGCTTCAAGTATGTGCGGTTTTTTACAGTCGCACCTCATATACGGTATTATTTTTTTGGAGGGAAGCATGAGAAAAAGAAACAATCGATATCGTGCTGCCATCGCCCTCGTCGTCGCCTTCGCATTCCTGTTTGCCGCAGGCTGCGGAAAAAAGACCCCGCCCACCCATGAGGCGGAATACGACGTGATCATCATCGGCGCCGGCTTGGGAGGCCTCTCCGCCGGAGCGCACCTGGCGTCCAACGGACTGAAGGTGCTGGTGCTGGAACAGCATCACAAGGTGGGCGGTTGTACCACGAACTTCACTCGCGACGATTATACGTTCGAGGTGGCTTTGCACGAGATGTCGGGCGGAGGCACACTGAAGCTGATGGAGCTGTGCGGCGTCCGGGACAAGGTGGAAATCTATGACCTTCCCGATTTCTACCGCTCCATCTATCCGGGGGACCCTGGAGTGGATATCACCATGCCCACCGACTGGGAGGGATGGGACAATACCCTCAAGGAACAGTGGCCGGAAGAAGCCGAAGGCATCGACAAGTTTCATGATCTGTGCACCACGGTGTACGCGGATATCATGGGTGTCAGCCAGCTCTTTCGTTACAGCGGATTTGAGGCCTTCACCAAAAAGATGTCCGTCCCCTTCAAGCACAAGTCTCTCTTAACCTGGAGCAAGCGGACCCTTGAGGAGTTGATGGATGAGTGCTTTACCGACGAGTACCTCAAGGCGGTTGTCTACCAGCTCTGGGTCTACTACGGCGCCCCGGTGCCGGACCAGACGTCGCTTCTGACCCTGGCGGCCACGGAAGTCTTTTTGTCCAGCGGCGTCAAGCACGTTATGGGTACCTCCCAGGTGCTTTCGAACGCATATGCCGAGCGTATTGAGGAGATGGGAGGAACGGTGCTCACCGGAAAACTCGTCACCGAGATCATCATCGAGGACGGCATTGCCAAGGGCGTCGTCACCGAATACGGTGATGTCTATACCGGCCGCTATGTTCTCTGCAACACAGACCCCTTCCAGATGATCTACACCCTCATCGGCGAAGAGAACCTCCCGGCGAAATACGTCGAAAAGATCGCCGGGATGAAGATAGCCAACTCCCTCTTCGTCACCTATCTGGGCCTGAACATCGACCTGAAGGCGCTGGGCTACAACGACACCGAAACCTTCTATAACACCACCACCGACACGGAAGTGCTCTACGACAATATGATGAGCGCCAATTTCGCCGAGGGCATGGTCTCCATTACCGTGTACAGCAACTACGGCGACCCGATCTACGCCCCGCCCGGAAAATCGGTGGTTGCGGTGCTGGAATACTCCGACTACGACTCCTGGCCCAAGGACCCCGAGGAGTATCAGAAGATGAAGGATGAAAAGGCATGGGAGATGCTGGAGCTGGCGGCGAACGTCATACCGGAGCTGGCCGATCCCACAAACATCGAAGTCATGGAAGTCATGACGCCGGTGACGATCGCCGAATTCACCAAAAATTACCACGGCATCCCGTACGGTTTTTACACCGACCTGGAACACTGGGAAAAAATACCCAATAGCACGCCCATCGATAACATATACATCGCGGGAAACTGGACGAAGGCGTGGCATGGTGTGGGGCCGGCCCAGGTCAACGGCTGGATGGCTGCACGATTAATCATGGACGTTGAAGGCATCGAATAGGAGGAAACTGATGAAGAGGAAAAAACTACTGTGTATTGTAACAACGTCGGTACTCTTTTTTGCCTGTGCGGGGCTCATCGCTCTCTGCCAGGAATACGGCCCGGATGTCATTTATATCGACGATACCACAAAGGCGACGCTGCGCTATCTGCCGGTGGAATTCGACCATCAGAATCACCAGGCCAACTACGACATCAGCTGCGTGACCTGCCATCACACCAACGACGAGGACTTCGTCTCCGGTGTGCCGCCGACATGCGGATCCTGTCATAACATGGACGCCGAAATCACATTCAAGGACGCAATGCATCGAAACTGCGTGCTGTGCCATATGGATAAGATCGCCGAAGGCCAGAGTCCGCCGACCGAATGTCTCGGCTGCCACAAACAGCGACCATAGACGATATCGTCTGAACAGGCCCCTGCGGGAACGCAGGGGCCTCCATTTGCATACACAAGATCGGCTCAACAATTTGTTCGAGATGTGCGGAACGCCGGTATGTATCACGGAAACACGATGTCACAACGTTTTGTGCACCACACAATGCCGGTGTCCGACGACCGAGTCAAGCATGCGAATCAAAGGAGTGCAATTATGAATACGAGACGGAAGTGGTGGAT
It contains:
- a CDS encoding Gfo/Idh/MocA family oxidoreductase, which codes for MKQTRMALIGLGGWGSNILNALERLDEVTLVAVCDQNAARLDAALRRNPHITPFETVDALISECEVDAAVVATPSSTHAKLARTFLDLDMPVFVEKPMALSVSDAEELVDISRAKRIPLMVGHLLIYHPAVELTKTIIDSGELGDIHYIYSKRINLGVVRDDENALWSLAPHDISLVNHFMKDLPHRISAHGSSFLRKGIEDVVFCNLDYPNGCMAQIHVSWLDPHKERKLVVVGSKKMLVFDDMQANEKIRIYNKGADVKPTADFGEAILVRHGDITIPLVPGTEPLVKEMKHFASCVREMSNPLSGPEEGLAVVRVLEAGERSLKNGGEVETLDR
- a CDS encoding NAD(P)/FAD-dependent oxidoreductase; the protein is MHKPYVDVAVIGAGPGGIGAGLGALSEGARVEVIEAQDDVGRVKKGETIHFNREMEDILGDSFFSRHEINRVDRRRYYSSTDRYYIDKSSSDPNIIFSWSDFMSDMTDIARKKGLSITTETRVIDLIREGENVRGIIVQNGGGPERITSPVVIGADGCNGITGDIVGIDRTNINLPAIKYLMSGVSMPDNRLEFFFHIYRDEPIGMGFLFPRTQDLAEAGLLVFTNYMKDSTGAYDQHYMARLFDSFASFHPVFTERIRDARPVYSLSTSIPMGGFVPRFVPFPGLVLTGDAAGQVEQKGGCGIVSSFLIGYHTGRLAARFAKERAEWTEQTMHTMESSIRSHESVRAIASYQRAVGRVRSILFRLNDAQRLDTVFSVLARLTGTEQ
- a CDS encoding cytochrome c3 family protein codes for the protein MKRKKLLCIVTTSVLFFACAGLIALCQEYGPDVIYIDDTTKATLRYLPVEFDHQNHQANYDISCVTCHHTNDEDFVSGVPPTCGSCHNMDAEITFKDAMHRNCVLCHMDKIAEGQSPPTECLGCHKQRP
- a CDS encoding NAD(P)/FAD-dependent oxidoreductase, producing the protein MRKRNNRYRAAIALVVAFAFLFAAGCGKKTPPTHEAEYDVIIIGAGLGGLSAGAHLASNGLKVLVLEQHHKVGGCTTNFTRDDYTFEVALHEMSGGGTLKLMELCGVRDKVEIYDLPDFYRSIYPGDPGVDITMPTDWEGWDNTLKEQWPEEAEGIDKFHDLCTTVYADIMGVSQLFRYSGFEAFTKKMSVPFKHKSLLTWSKRTLEELMDECFTDEYLKAVVYQLWVYYGAPVPDQTSLLTLAATEVFLSSGVKHVMGTSQVLSNAYAERIEEMGGTVLTGKLVTEIIIEDGIAKGVVTEYGDVYTGRYVLCNTDPFQMIYTLIGEENLPAKYVEKIAGMKIANSLFVTYLGLNIDLKALGYNDTETFYNTTTDTEVLYDNMMSANFAEGMVSITVYSNYGDPIYAPPGKSVVAVLEYSDYDSWPKDPEEYQKMKDEKAWEMLELAANVIPELADPTNIEVMEVMTPVTIAEFTKNYHGIPYGFYTDLEHWEKIPNSTPIDNIYIAGNWTKAWHGVGPAQVNGWMAARLIMDVEGIE